In Nocardioides dokdonensis FR1436, the following are encoded in one genomic region:
- the sufU gene encoding Fe-S cluster assembly sulfur transfer protein SufU, with protein sequence MSAELDSLYQEIILDHYKHPHHKGLREPFEAEVHHVNPTCGDEITLRVHLADGLVQDVSYDSVGCSISQASTSVMADLVIGKPIDEAMATHQAFLTLMQGKGTVEPDEEVLEDGIAFAGVAKFPARVKCALLSWMAFKDATARSLEDSRG encoded by the coding sequence ATGAGTGCCGAGCTCGACTCGCTGTACCAGGAGATCATCCTGGACCACTACAAGCACCCGCACCACAAAGGCCTTCGCGAGCCCTTCGAGGCCGAGGTCCACCACGTCAACCCGACCTGCGGTGACGAGATCACCCTGCGGGTCCACCTCGCGGACGGCCTCGTGCAGGACGTGTCCTACGACTCCGTCGGCTGCTCGATCTCCCAGGCCTCGACCTCGGTCATGGCCGACCTCGTTATCGGCAAGCCGATCGACGAGGCGATGGCGACCCACCAGGCCTTCTTGACCCTCATGCAGGGCAAGGGCACGGTGGAGCCGGACGAGGAGGTGCTCGAGGACGGCATCGCGTTCGCGGGCGTCGCCAAGTTCCCTGCGCGCGTGAAGTGCGCGCTACTCTCGTGGATGGCCTTCAAGGACGCCACCGCCCGATCTC